One window of the Tissierella sp. genome contains the following:
- the xerD gene encoding site-specific tyrosine recombinase XerD, which produces MTIMMKYLDYMKNEKKLTENTLEAYIRDIQQFKEYLIEHKIKDYNNTNKTVIITYLMDLQRNGKATSTISRNLASLRCFFQYLLNNNFVKEDPTLNLKSPKSEKKIPEILTEDEVNILLSQPCANDFKGSRDKAMLELLYATGLKVSEIISLDIEAIDLDLGILKVASNDNNYRIIPIGSAAINALENYIATYRPETDKKEALFINYSGCRLTRQGFWKIIKQYTKKSNINKTITPHTLRHSFAVHLIENGADIKTVQEMLGHSDVSTTQIYSFASKDKELRDVYFRAHPRA; this is translated from the coding sequence ATGACAATTATGATGAAATATTTGGATTACATGAAAAACGAAAAAAAATTGACAGAAAATACCCTTGAAGCATATATTCGGGATATACAACAATTTAAAGAATACTTAATCGAACATAAAATTAAAGACTACAATAATACAAACAAAACTGTCATTATTACATATTTAATGGATTTGCAGAGGAATGGCAAGGCTACTTCAACTATTTCAAGAAACCTAGCATCTCTTCGTTGCTTTTTTCAATATTTATTAAATAATAATTTTGTCAAAGAAGATCCAACATTAAATTTAAAATCACCTAAATCAGAAAAAAAAATTCCGGAAATTTTAACTGAAGATGAAGTAAATATTTTGTTGTCACAGCCATGTGCCAATGACTTTAAAGGCTCTAGGGACAAGGCTATGCTTGAATTATTATATGCAACGGGACTTAAGGTATCTGAAATAATATCCTTAGATATTGAGGCTATTGATTTAGATTTGGGTATACTTAAAGTGGCATCAAATGATAATAATTATAGAATTATACCTATTGGATCTGCTGCAATAAACGCTTTAGAAAATTATATTGCTACATATAGACCTGAGACTGATAAAAAAGAAGCTCTTTTTATTAATTACAGTGGGTGCAGATTAACTAGACAGGGATTTTGGAAGATTATTAAGCAATATACAAAAAAATCAAATATTAATAAGACTATAACCCCACATACTCTCAGACACTCATTCGCAGTTCATTTAATAGAGAATGGAGCAGATATAAAAACTGTTCAGGAAATGTTGGGGCATTCTGATGTATCGACTACACAAATTTATTCATTTGCATCAAAAGATAAAGAATTAAGAGATGTGTATTTTAGAGCACATCCAAGAGCATAG
- a CDS encoding purine-nucleoside phosphorylase: protein MNYMMKIREAVDYIISKTNYLPKIGLILGSGLGSLAERIEDPIIIKYVDIPSFPKSTVEGHAGQLVIGKLGGKVVVAMQGRFHFYEGYSLKDVTFPIRVMIGLGIESLIVTNAAGGANTQFVPGDLMIISDHINFTGQNPLIGENLNELGPRFVDMSKPYNRDFIHLARKTGERLGLNLKEGIYMWLTGPTYETPAEVRLARTLGADAVGMSTVPEVIVANHQGIKVLGISCITNMASGILDQPLNHEEVIETSLRVKDDFERLLVEILYNI from the coding sequence ATGAATTATATGATGAAAATTAGAGAGGCAGTTGATTATATTATTTCTAAGACAAATTATTTGCCTAAGATTGGTTTAATATTGGGATCAGGCTTAGGGAGTCTAGCTGAAAGGATTGAGGATCCAATTATTATTAAATATGTTGATATACCAAGCTTTCCAAAATCTACAGTTGAGGGACATGCTGGCCAATTAGTTATTGGTAAATTAGGCGGTAAAGTTGTTGTGGCAATGCAAGGAAGATTCCATTTTTATGAAGGTTATTCATTAAAAGATGTTACTTTTCCTATTAGAGTTATGATTGGCCTTGGTATAGAGAGTCTTATAGTAACTAATGCAGCTGGGGGAGCTAATACTCAATTTGTTCCTGGTGATTTGATGATTATATCTGATCACATTAATTTTACAGGCCAAAATCCTTTAATTGGGGAGAATCTAAATGAGCTAGGTCCAAGATTTGTAGATATGTCGAAGCCGTATAATAGAGATTTTATTCATTTGGCGAGGAAAACTGGAGAAAGGCTAGGCTTGAATTTAAAAGAAGGAATTTATATGTGGCTAACCGGTCCTACTTATGAAACACCAGCCGAAGTAAGATTGGCAAGGACTCTTGGGGCTGATGCAGTGGGTATGTCTACAGTTCCTGAAGTAATAGTGGCTAATCATCAAGGTATTAAAGTACTAGGAATTTCTTGTATAACGAATATGGCATCAGGAATTCTTGATCAACCACTTAATCATGAAGAGGTAATTGAAACATCCCTGAGAGTAAAGGATGACTTTGAAAGACTACTAGTAGAAATACTATATAATATTTAA
- a CDS encoding pyrimidine-nucleoside phosphorylase yields MRMYDIIKKKRDGHPLTSEEINYFIKNYTKGSIPDYQASALLMAIYFNKMDKRETLDLTKAMINSGDRFDLSDINGIKVDKHSTGGVGDSVTLILGPMVAACGVPFVKMSGRGLGHTGGTLDKLESIKGFRVELSNDEFVTNTNDINICICSQTGNITPADKKLYSLRDVTATVENTSLIAGSIMSKKLAIESDAIILDVKVGSGAFMKNIDDAIALANEMVSIGNSYGRKTIAVVSNMDEPLGNAIGNTLEVKEAIDTLKGSGPEDLFQLCLVLGSKLLVLANRTKSELEARELLIDVVNSGKAFGKFLEMVKHQGGDISYVENPHLFPKAKYIVEVKSLDNGYVQSINAEEVGKVALSLGAGRETMESVLDLSVGIVLNKKVDDKVEKGEILAYIHANDIEKAKIAEKSLPQVFLIGSKNATNKQLIYKEIDHI; encoded by the coding sequence ATGAGAATGTATGATATTATCAAGAAAAAAAGAGATGGACATCCTCTTACATCGGAGGAAATTAACTACTTTATAAAGAATTATACTAAGGGAAGTATTCCAGACTATCAAGCATCAGCATTGTTGATGGCAATATATTTTAATAAAATGGATAAGAGAGAAACCCTAGATTTGACTAAAGCTATGATAAATTCTGGAGATCGTTTTGATTTATCAGATATTAACGGGATAAAAGTAGACAAACATTCAACTGGTGGTGTAGGTGATAGCGTAACTTTAATTTTAGGCCCAATGGTAGCTGCGTGCGGCGTACCTTTTGTTAAGATGTCTGGTAGGGGATTAGGTCATACTGGTGGCACTCTGGACAAATTAGAGTCTATTAAGGGGTTTAGAGTTGAATTAAGCAATGATGAGTTTGTGACAAATACAAATGATATTAATATTTGTATTTGTAGCCAAACAGGAAATATTACACCGGCAGATAAAAAACTATATTCATTAAGGGATGTAACTGCAACTGTAGAAAATACATCTTTGATTGCAGGTAGTATTATGAGCAAGAAACTAGCTATTGAATCAGATGCTATAATTTTAGATGTAAAAGTTGGTTCAGGAGCTTTTATGAAAAATATAGATGATGCTATTGCTTTAGCTAATGAAATGGTTTCTATTGGCAATTCATATGGTAGAAAAACTATTGCAGTTGTAAGCAATATGGATGAACCTTTAGGTAATGCAATTGGAAATACTTTAGAGGTAAAGGAAGCAATTGATACTTTAAAAGGTAGTGGACCAGAAGATTTGTTTCAATTATGTTTAGTGCTTGGTTCTAAGCTACTTGTACTAGCAAATAGGACAAAATCTGAATTAGAAGCAAGAGAATTGTTAATTGATGTTGTTAATTCGGGAAAGGCATTTGGAAAATTTCTTGAAATGGTAAAACATCAAGGTGGTGATATTTCTTATGTTGAAAATCCACACCTTTTCCCTAAAGCTAAATATATTGTTGAAGTAAAATCTCTAGATAATGGATATGTACAATCCATTAATGCTGAAGAAGTTGGTAAAGTAGCTTTATCTTTAGGAGCTGGAAGAGAAACCATGGAATCAGTTTTAGATTTATCTGTTGGTATTGTTTTAAATAAAAAGGTAGATGATAAAGTTGAGAAAGGCGAAATACTTGCATATATACATGCTAATGATATTGAGAAAGCAAAAATAGCAGAAAAATCTTTACCTCAGGTTTTTCTAATTGGTTCTAAGAATGCCACAAACAAGCAACTAATCTATAAAGAGATAGATCATATATAA
- a CDS encoding D-alanyl-D-alanine carboxypeptidase family protein, translating to MKRKLLSIILLLLIIFPISTEAYAVEDLKINAKSALLMDVNTGEIIYSLNENDRLAPASITKIMTLLLAIEAVDSGRISLKDEVVISKHASGMGGSQVYLEAGEIQIVEDLFKATSIRSANDAAVALAEFIAGSEEIFVNKMNDRAKSLGMKNTYFVNASGLPNENHYTSAYDVALMSRELLKHDKVHDWLTIYMYDLAVGKTKSGIQTMVNTNRMIKEYEGTTGIKTGSTNEAGYCLSSSAKRGNLELISVVMGADNSKNRFNEAKKMLDYGFANYDSVSIGKKGDTIATLPVEKGKLQEVEIILEKDIYVLLPKGEQGNIEKEIILPDQLDAPIIVGDEAGTLVLLLNGKEVDRIKLVSKSTIEKANLINILGRTINGYLNGR from the coding sequence TTGAAAAGAAAACTTTTATCCATTATATTATTACTTTTGATTATTTTTCCAATATCCACAGAAGCTTATGCTGTTGAAGATTTAAAGATCAATGCTAAATCTGCTTTACTTATGGATGTTAATACTGGTGAGATTATCTATAGTTTAAACGAAAATGATAGATTGGCTCCTGCAAGTATTACTAAAATAATGACTTTATTATTAGCTATTGAAGCCGTGGATTCTGGTAGAATTTCCTTAAAGGATGAGGTAGTTATTAGCAAGCATGCCTCTGGAATGGGAGGGTCACAAGTATATCTAGAAGCTGGTGAAATTCAAATTGTAGAAGATTTATTCAAGGCTACCTCTATTAGGTCTGCTAATGATGCTGCAGTAGCATTAGCGGAATTTATAGCAGGATCTGAAGAAATTTTTGTAAATAAAATGAATGATAGAGCAAAGTCTTTAGGAATGAAAAACACATATTTTGTAAATGCTAGTGGATTGCCTAATGAAAACCATTATACATCTGCTTATGATGTAGCACTAATGTCTAGGGAGCTTTTGAAACATGATAAAGTTCATGATTGGCTCACTATTTATATGTATGATTTGGCTGTAGGTAAAACTAAATCTGGGATTCAAACAATGGTGAATACTAACAGGATGATTAAAGAATACGAGGGTACTACAGGTATTAAAACAGGTTCAACAAATGAAGCAGGTTACTGCTTATCATCTTCCGCTAAACGTGGCAATTTAGAGTTAATATCAGTAGTAATGGGGGCAGACAATTCTAAAAATAGATTTAACGAAGCAAAGAAAATGTTAGATTACGGTTTTGCAAACTACGACTCTGTATCTATTGGAAAAAAAGGAGATACCATCGCTACTTTACCCGTTGAAAAGGGAAAATTACAGGAAGTAGAGATTATATTGGAAAAAGATATCTATGTCTTATTACCAAAGGGAGAACAAGGAAACATTGAAAAAGAGATTATTTTACCAGATCAACTAGACGCTCCAATTATAGTAGGTGATGAAGCCGGAACCCTTGTACTTTTATTAAATGGCAAGGAAGTAGATAGGATAAAACTAGTTTCTAAATCTACCATTGAGAAGGCGAATTTAATTAATATTTTAGGAAGAACCATTAATGGTTACTTGAATGGTAGATAA
- a CDS encoding site-2 protease family protein, with product MLCIGYFERRLLEMDVIYRLPGLFIAIVFHELAHGFTAYKLGDNTAKDAGRLTLNPLKHIDLTGFLFLLLFKFGWAKPVPINSFNFKNRKTGMILVSVAGPLTNFILAIIFGSILTSNLITNEILFNIILTTMWYNIMLGVFNLLPFPPLDGSKIFASLLPKKLEFYFYMYEKYLYIILIILIATNSIDKIMGPIIEAVLNLLILIIV from the coding sequence ATGTTATGTATAGGTTATTTTGAAAGAAGGTTGTTAGAAATGGATGTTATTTATAGATTACCAGGACTTTTTATTGCTATTGTATTTCATGAGCTTGCTCATGGTTTTACTGCATACAAGTTAGGTGATAATACAGCTAAAGATGCTGGAAGACTGACATTGAACCCTTTGAAACATATAGATTTAACTGGTTTTTTATTCTTGCTTTTATTTAAATTTGGGTGGGCCAAGCCTGTTCCAATAAATTCTTTTAATTTTAAAAATAGAAAAACCGGTATGATTTTGGTGTCAGTAGCAGGACCTTTAACTAATTTTATTTTGGCTATAATTTTCGGAAGCATTTTAACTTCAAACTTGATTACTAATGAAATATTATTTAATATAATATTAACTACAATGTGGTATAATATTATGCTAGGGGTGTTCAATTTACTACCATTTCCCCCATTAGATGGGTCGAAGATATTTGCATCTCTATTACCAAAGAAATTAGAATTTTACTTTTATATGTATGAGAAGTACTTATATATTATCTTAATTATCCTTATAGCTACCAATTCAATAGATAAAATAATGGGACCAATTATAGAAGCTGTATTAAACTTATTAATATTAATAATAGTATAG
- a CDS encoding segregation/condensation protein A, whose protein sequence is MDYKIMIDEFEGPMDLLLHLIDKAEIDIYDIPISHIAEQFLEYIRHMDDINLGVTADFLVMAATLLEIKSKMLLPNNSTSDDLQMEMEEIDPRAELVRRLVEYKKYKKAAEELRLFEILQSKVYYKPKEDLIDYEDFEMELEGLNIEVLLKSLSNIIVKRSKRDKVLDISEIQREEYTLEQCMEDIKYKLGLYNNIKFSDLLDEESTKKEIITFFLSILELIRMKYINVEQEKDFSDLIIIRKINEEN, encoded by the coding sequence ATGGATTATAAAATAATGATAGATGAATTTGAAGGGCCGATGGATTTGCTACTTCATTTAATTGATAAAGCAGAAATTGATATTTATGATATACCTATAAGTCACATAGCTGAACAATTTCTTGAATATATTCGTCATATGGATGATATTAATCTAGGTGTAACAGCAGATTTTCTTGTAATGGCAGCTACTTTATTAGAAATTAAATCAAAAATGTTACTTCCAAATAATAGCACCTCTGATGATTTACAAATGGAAATGGAAGAGATAGACCCTAGAGCAGAATTGGTTAGAAGATTAGTGGAGTATAAGAAATATAAAAAAGCTGCAGAAGAATTACGTTTGTTTGAAATATTACAATCTAAAGTTTATTATAAACCAAAAGAGGATTTAATAGATTATGAAGACTTTGAGATGGAACTTGAAGGATTGAATATAGAAGTTTTACTTAAATCCCTTAGTAATATTATTGTTAAAAGATCAAAAAGAGATAAAGTCTTAGATATTAGTGAAATACAAAGAGAAGAATATACATTAGAACAATGCATGGAAGATATTAAGTATAAACTGGGACTTTATAATAACATTAAATTTAGCGATTTACTTGATGAAGAAAGCACAAAAAAAGAGATAATTACTTTTTTTCTTTCTATCTTAGAATTGATTAGGATGAAATATATTAATGTAGAGCAAGAAAAAGATTTTTCTGATTTAATTATTATCAGAAAAATAAATGAGGAGAATTAG
- the scpB gene encoding SMC-Scp complex subunit ScpB, giving the protein MDIREIKSIVEALLFTWGDPLGIKDIASILEIDEKELSKIIHEMIDEFDFNMRGLRIIKTNDSYQLGTRPELFEWIKKLSTTKIARNLSNAALETLSIIAYRQPIIKSDVEAIRGVRCDKSIETLMDRGLIIELGRMDRVGRPILYGTTDVFLRTFGIESLEKLPPLKEIIDDMENDDIEK; this is encoded by the coding sequence ATGGATATAAGAGAAATCAAATCTATTGTTGAAGCCCTATTATTTACATGGGGAGACCCCCTAGGAATTAAAGATATAGCTTCAATTCTAGAGATTGATGAAAAGGAGTTATCAAAAATAATTCATGAGATGATAGATGAATTTGATTTTAACATGAGAGGTCTTAGAATAATTAAAACTAATGATTCTTATCAGCTAGGCACAAGACCTGAACTTTTTGAGTGGATTAAGAAATTATCAACTACAAAAATTGCACGAAATCTATCAAATGCTGCATTGGAAACTTTATCTATAATCGCCTATAGGCAACCTATTATAAAATCGGATGTAGAAGCTATAAGAGGTGTTAGATGTGACAAATCAATTGAGACATTGATGGATCGGGGTTTGATTATAGAGCTTGGTCGTATGGACAGAGTGGGTAGACCAATATTATATGGAACTACGGATGTGTTTTTAAGAACTTTTGGGATAGAGAGTTTGGAAAAACTACCTCCATTAAAAGAGATAATTGATGATATGGAGAATGATGATATAGAGAAATAA
- a CDS encoding DUF2953 domain-containing protein: protein MIYIYIFLLVCLILVFIPFKIQTYYEFTEISRYKITITYLFGLLKKEFESDNKEITIDNNKNNKHRKYKINYLDFTQYFIDKGNISKLYFRTNIGFKDPNILGISIGIIWSLINIVFGYFLRNNDIDKIKEKDIQVIPLFNQDIFEIFFLCIIKVNLVYIIKAYIRISKIRKGGDSIARTSNRRINENYNE, encoded by the coding sequence ATGATATATATCTATATATTTTTGCTAGTATGCCTAATACTAGTTTTTATACCTTTTAAAATTCAAACTTATTATGAATTTACTGAAATATCCAGGTATAAGATAACTATTACCTATTTGTTTGGATTACTAAAAAAAGAGTTTGAATCAGATAATAAAGAAATAACTATAGATAATAATAAAAATAACAAGCATCGGAAATACAAGATAAATTACTTAGATTTTACTCAGTATTTTATTGACAAAGGAAATATAAGTAAATTGTACTTTAGAACTAATATAGGATTTAAAGACCCAAATATACTTGGTATATCTATAGGAATTATTTGGTCATTAATAAATATTGTATTTGGATATTTCCTTAGGAACAATGATATAGATAAGATTAAGGAGAAGGATATTCAAGTAATACCATTGTTTAATCAAGATATTTTTGAAATATTTTTTTTATGCATAATAAAAGTAAATTTGGTTTATATTATTAAGGCATACATTAGGATTTCAAAGATAAGAAAAGGTGGTGATAGTATTGCCAGAACATCCAATAGAAGGATTAATGAAAACTACAATGAATAA
- the ytfJ gene encoding GerW family sporulation protein, with product MPEHPIEGLMKTTMNNLKEMVDVNTIVGDAVHTADGSVIIPVSKISFGFASGGSEFNKVRDKKDGLTEEKFPFGGGSGAGVSVSPVGFIVVGNDQIKLLTVDEGSNALTNLFGFVEKMADNLQQSFSNKNSNSTEKMDYNQMQ from the coding sequence TTGCCAGAACATCCAATAGAAGGATTAATGAAAACTACAATGAATAATCTAAAAGAAATGGTAGATGTAAATACTATTGTTGGTGACGCTGTTCATACGGCAGATGGATCAGTTATAATTCCAGTTTCCAAGATATCATTTGGATTTGCATCAGGGGGTAGTGAATTTAATAAAGTAAGAGATAAAAAAGATGGATTGACTGAAGAAAAATTTCCCTTTGGTGGGGGTAGTGGAGCTGGTGTTTCAGTATCTCCAGTTGGCTTTATTGTAGTTGGAAATGATCAGATAAAATTACTGACAGTTGATGAAGGGAGTAATGCATTGACAAATTTATTTGGATTTGTTGAAAAAATGGCAGATAACTTACAGCAATCATTTAGCAATAAAAATAGCAATTCAACTGAGAAAATGGATTATAATCAAATGCAATAG
- a CDS encoding D-alanyl-D-alanine carboxypeptidase family protein codes for MKRKIIIILLLIIMLLSYSIVYGEDLNLYGESYILLDSNTGRVLYEKNAHQKMPMASTTKIMTALLALENGKLDDKIVIKDESVGIEGSSIYLREGEVISLKDMLYGLMLRSGNDSAVAIALHIGKSTDEFVNMMNQKAKSIGAENTNFINPHGLHDDLHYSTAYDMAIITKEAFKYKEFANIVGSKSYTANREINNYYYNKNKTLWEYEGGDGVKTGYTMKSGRCLVSSANKNGMRLIAVSLNARDWFNDNYKLLDYGFENYKSTLIYSSDQFLKKTSVINGDKEYVNLVTEKSYFYPLKEGERENIKISFEIPDTIEAPIEKGTKIGYIYTYLNGQLIDKSNIIAKTNIKETTIIERMLNKLRNN; via the coding sequence ATGAAAAGGAAAATAATTATAATCTTATTATTGATAATAATGTTACTAAGTTATAGTATTGTTTATGGTGAAGACCTTAATTTATATGGTGAATCATATATCTTATTAGATAGTAATACAGGTAGAGTTTTATATGAGAAAAATGCGCATCAGAAAATGCCAATGGCAAGTACAACTAAGATTATGACAGCATTATTAGCATTGGAAAATGGAAAATTAGATGATAAAATTGTGATAAAAGATGAATCTGTTGGAATTGAGGGATCTAGTATTTATTTACGTGAGGGGGAAGTTATTAGCTTAAAAGATATGTTATATGGCTTGATGCTAAGATCAGGTAATGATTCAGCTGTTGCTATTGCTTTACATATTGGAAAATCTACAGATGAATTTGTAAATATGATGAATCAGAAAGCTAAATCAATTGGTGCTGAAAATACAAATTTTATCAACCCTCATGGGTTGCACGATGATTTGCACTATTCAACTGCATATGATATGGCCATTATTACAAAGGAAGCATTCAAATATAAAGAGTTTGCAAATATTGTGGGTTCTAAGTCATATACAGCAAACAGGGAAATCAATAATTATTATTACAATAAAAACAAAACTCTTTGGGAATATGAGGGAGGTGACGGAGTAAAAACAGGATATACGATGAAATCTGGGAGATGCTTAGTTTCTTCTGCAAATAAAAATGGGATGAGACTTATTGCAGTTTCCTTAAATGCTAGAGACTGGTTTAATGATAATTACAAATTACTTGATTATGGATTTGAGAATTATAAATCTACTCTGATATATTCTAGTGATCAATTTTTGAAAAAGACTAGTGTTATTAATGGAGATAAGGAATATGTAAATTTAGTAACAGAAAAATCTTATTTTTATCCTTTAAAAGAAGGTGAAAGAGAAAATATAAAAATTAGTTTTGAGATTCCTGATACTATTGAAGCGCCTATAGAGAAAGGTACTAAAATAGGATATATTTATACTTATTTAAATGGACAGTTAATTGACAAAAGTAATATAATTGCAAAGACTAATATAAAAGAAACTACAATTATAGAAAGAATGTTAAATAAATTGAGGAATAATTAA
- a CDS encoding pseudouridine synthase: MRLQKYIALCGVASRRKAEELILEGVVKVNNKVIQELGVTIDPVKDIVKVNDKRIVAENRKVYIMLNKPIGFVTTLKDEKDRKIVTDLIEGVKERIYPAGRLDADTTGLLILTNDGDLAYKLTHPSKEVMKRYIAIVEGVPNKWELEKFRRGLIIDGKPTAEAFIKIAKRYDDESVLDIAIHEGRNRQVKKMCESINHPVKKLKRISIGDLELGGLNIGNWRYLEEEEIQYLKKL, encoded by the coding sequence ATGAGATTACAAAAGTATATAGCATTATGTGGTGTAGCGTCTAGAAGAAAGGCAGAAGAGTTAATATTAGAAGGTGTAGTAAAAGTCAACAACAAAGTTATTCAAGAACTAGGCGTCACTATAGACCCAGTTAAAGATATTGTAAAGGTAAATGATAAGCGTATTGTAGCAGAAAATAGAAAGGTTTACATTATGTTAAATAAACCAATAGGATTTGTAACTACTTTAAAAGATGAAAAAGATCGTAAAATAGTAACTGATTTGATTGAAGGAGTAAAAGAAAGAATTTATCCTGCGGGAAGGTTAGATGCTGACACTACTGGTTTATTAATTTTAACTAATGATGGAGATTTGGCTTATAAACTTACTCATCCAAGTAAAGAAGTAATGAAAAGATATATAGCTATTGTTGAAGGAGTACCTAACAAATGGGAACTAGAAAAGTTTAGACGTGGGCTTATTATAGATGGAAAGCCTACAGCTGAAGCTTTTATTAAGATAGCTAAAAGGTATGATGATGAATCAGTTCTTGATATTGCAATACATGAAGGTAGAAATAGGCAGGTCAAGAAGATGTGTGAGTCTATAAATCATCCTGTTAAAAAGTTAAAGAGGATATCAATTGGAGATTTAGAGCTTGGTGGATTGAATATAGGCAATTGGAGATATCTTGAGGAAGAGGAAATTCAATATTTAAAGAAATTATAA
- a CDS encoding GNAT family N-acetyltransferase: MFILHEHNEEDSKEINQILVEENIEDLSDEGLVYTIIEDDNICGIAKAEIINEDWTLKYLVIKKASRGENLGDALLRALLSKLDNQGIKKILYKEANSYLAKKGFELNKNNRLELHIPDIFKKGCNSCGGCNDL; this comes from the coding sequence ATGTTTATATTGCATGAGCATAATGAAGAAGACTCTAAAGAAATTAATCAGATATTAGTTGAAGAAAACATTGAAGATTTATCTGATGAAGGTCTAGTATATACCATAATAGAGGATGATAATATATGTGGGATAGCTAAAGCAGAGATAATAAATGAAGATTGGACTTTGAAGTATTTAGTTATTAAAAAAGCCAGTAGAGGAGAAAATCTAGGGGATGCTCTACTTAGGGCCTTGCTGAGCAAACTAGATAATCAAGGCATAAAAAAGATATTATATAAAGAAGCTAATTCCTATTTAGCTAAAAAAGGATTTGAGCTAAATAAGAATAATCGACTAGAACTTCATATTCCTGACATATTTAAAAAAGGCTGTAATAGTTGTGGAGGATGTAATGACTTATAA
- a CDS encoding class I SAM-dependent methyltransferase → MTYNEIVNTIKISKDIINKHVKEGQTVLDCTVGNGNDTLLLAQLVGNTGKVIGFDIQKEALDITWKNLTCENIDNRVELIEDSHENVDLYIKEKIDFAIYNLGYLPKGNKNIKTTKETTLISLKKVIGLLNENAIILIICYIGHDGGLDEKNGVEEFLKDLDQKEFNAIKYDFINQKNFPPILFGVEKSKTRR, encoded by the coding sequence ATGACTTATAATGAGATAGTTAATACTATAAAGATATCTAAAGATATTATTAATAAACATGTAAAAGAAGGACAAACAGTTTTAGATTGTACTGTGGGTAATGGCAATGATACATTACTTCTTGCACAATTAGTAGGAAATACAGGTAAAGTAATTGGTTTTGATATTCAAAAAGAAGCATTAGATATAACTTGGAAAAATTTAACTTGTGAAAATATAGACAATAGGGTAGAATTAATAGAAGACAGTCATGAAAATGTAGATTTATATATCAAAGAAAAAATAGATTTTGCTATTTACAATCTTGGGTACCTACCTAAAGGAAATAAAAATATCAAAACAACTAAAGAAACTACTCTTATAAGTTTAAAAAAAGTGATTGGACTTCTAAATGAAAATGCAATTATTCTGATTATCTGTTATATAGGCCATGATGGTGGACTTGATGAGAAGAATGGGGTTGAAGAATTTTTGAAAGATTTAGATCAGAAGGAATTCAATGCAATTAAATACGATTTTATTAACCAAAAGAATTTCCCGCCTATTTTATTTGGCGTAGAAAAATCTAAAACTAGGAGGTAG